The Bos indicus isolate NIAB-ARS_2022 breed Sahiwal x Tharparkar chromosome X, NIAB-ARS_B.indTharparkar_mat_pri_1.0, whole genome shotgun sequence genome has a window encoding:
- the CYLC1 gene encoding cylicin-1 isoform X1 has protein sequence MSLPRLCLGELINEDIHTWNSLCRQEITIKTYDNSIPISESSKKIRNQQYLTITFPKSSQPGGNKRLRPSEIQVTVPRHDKRNLDELQKPAHIWIRHSLRKKFQSPSINLIVRRQASFRHPYTHITHSKKAESKKYKDDKKETALKKISKKDTGPHEVDEKPKRRNKADKTPSKSSHGSQLSKKSKSKSETNPESKDSISVSIKHQKKEKRYSKDSKEMDFESTSTKKYSKSSKNNSDAISETCSKNSSNVGLMVHLGESDAESMEFDMWLKNFSQNNSKKPTKKDAKKDAKGKGSDAESVDSKDAKKDKKGATKDTKKGAKKDTESTDAESGDSKDAKKGKKESKKDKKKDAKKDAASDAESGDLKDAKKDSKKGKKDSKKDNKKKDAKKDAESTDAESGDSKDAKKDSKKGKKDSKKDDKKKDAKKDAESTDAESGDSKNAKKDSKKGKKDDKKKDAKKDAVSTDADSESEGDAKKSKKDSKKDKKDLKKDDKKKPAMKSKESTETESDWESKKVKRDSKKDTKKTAKKATESSGAESDVSSKRYLKKTEMFKSSDAESEESLFKPGSKKRVDESDATSTDSKKDAVEPKRGIKMPSRRTTFKEKGKKIGTGRVPPSRERPPLPPCEPILPSPRVKRLCRCQMPPPPPKPRYAPLPEAKWIHKLL, from the exons GTGTTTGGGAGAATTAATCAATGAAGACATCCACACCTGGAATTCTCTATGTCG gcAAGAAATAACCATCAAAACATATGATAATTCCATACCAA TCAGTGAATCAAGCAAAAAAATACGGAATCAACAATACTTAACTATAacatttcccaaatcatcccagccAGGTGGAAATAAGAGATTAAGACCTTCAGAAATACAAGTCACAGTTCCT AGACATGATAAAAGAAATTTAGATGAACTTCAGAAGCCAGCTCATATATGGATAAGGcattctttaaggaaaaaatttcAAAGTCCATCTATTAATTTAATCGTCAGGAGACAGGCCTCATTCAGACATCCTTATACTCATATAACCCATTCTAAAAAGgcagaatctaaaaagtacaaagatgacaaaaaagaaacagctttGAAGAAAATTTCCAAGAAAGATACAGGCCCACATGAAGTAGATGAGAAacctaaaagaagaaataaagcagatAAAACTCCATCAAAATCATCACATGGAAGTCAACTATCTAAGAAGTCAAAGTCCAAATCAGAAACAAACCCAGAATCCAAAGATTCTATATCAGTTTCAATAAagcatcaaaaaaaagaaaagagatattcAAAAGATTCCAAGGAGATGGATTTTGAATCCACAAGTACGAAGAAGTACTCTAAGAGCTCAAAGAATAATTCTGATGCCATATCAGAGACTTGCTCAAAAAATAGTTCAAATGTGGGTTTAATGGTGCATTTAGGGGAATCGGATGCTGAATCCATGGAATTTGATATGTGgttaaagaatttttcacagaataatTCAAAGAAGCCAACAAAGAAGGATGCAAAAAAAGATGCAAAGGGGAAGGGCTCTGATgctgaatctgtagattcaaaagatgcaaagaaagataagaaggGTGCAACAAAAGACACCAAGAAAGGTGCAAAGAAGGATACAGAGTCTACTGATGCAGAATCTGGAGACTCAAAGGAtgcaaagaaaggcaagaaagagtcaaagaaagataagaaaaaggaTGCTAAGAAGGATGCTGCATCTGATGCAGAATCTGGAGACTTAAAGGATGCAAAGAAGGATTCGAAAAAGGGCAAGAAAGATTCAAAGAAAGATAATAAGAAAAAGGATGCTAAGAAAGATGCAGAGTCTACTGATGCAGAATCTGGTGACTCAAAGGATGCAAAGAAAGATTCAAAAAAGGGCAAGAAAGATTCAAAGAAAGATGATAAGAAAAAGGATGCCAAGAAAGATGCAGAGTCTACTGATGCAGAATCTGGAGACTCAAAGAATGCAAAGAAAGATTCGAAAAAGGGCAAGAAAGATGATAAGAAAAAGGATGCCAAGAAGGATGCTGTGTCTACTGATGCTGATTCTGAATCTGAAGGGGAtgcaaaaaagagtaaaaaagattcaaagaaagataagaaagatttaaagaaagaTGACAAAAAAAAGCCTGCAATGAAGTCCAAAGAGTCTACTGAAACTGAGTCTGATTGGGAGTCAAAGAAGGTTAAGCGAGATTCAAAGAAAGACACCAAGAAGACTGCAAAGAAGGCCACAGAGTCTAGTGGTGCTGAATCTGATGTGTCTTCCAAAAGATACCTAAAGAAGACTGAAATGTTCAAAAGTTcagatgctgaatctgaagaGTCTCTATTTAAACCTGGGTCTAAAAAGAGAGTTGATGAATCAGATGCCACATCTACAGATTCAAAGAAGGATGCAGTGGAACCAAAAAGAGGAATCAAAATGCCATCCCGGAGGACTACattcaaagaaaaaggaaaaaaaataggtacaGGTAGAGTTCCTCCATCAAGAGAAAGACCACCACTACCTCCTTGTGAGCCTATACTGCCATCACCTAGAGTCAAACGTCTCTGTCGGTGCCAGATGCCTCCTCCACCTCCAAAGCCAAGATACGCTCCTTTG
- the CYLC1 gene encoding cylicin-1 isoform X2, with protein sequence MKTSTPGILYVVSESSKKIRNQQYLTITFPKSSQPGGNKRLRPSEIQVTVPRHDKRNLDELQKPAHIWIRHSLRKKFQSPSINLIVRRQASFRHPYTHITHSKKAESKKYKDDKKETALKKISKKDTGPHEVDEKPKRRNKADKTPSKSSHGSQLSKKSKSKSETNPESKDSISVSIKHQKKEKRYSKDSKEMDFESTSTKKYSKSSKNNSDAISETCSKNSSNVGLMVHLGESDAESMEFDMWLKNFSQNNSKKPTKKDAKKDAKGKGSDAESVDSKDAKKDKKGATKDTKKGAKKDTESTDAESGDSKDAKKGKKESKKDKKKDAKKDAASDAESGDLKDAKKDSKKGKKDSKKDNKKKDAKKDAESTDAESGDSKDAKKDSKKGKKDSKKDDKKKDAKKDAESTDAESGDSKNAKKDSKKGKKDDKKKDAKKDAVSTDADSESEGDAKKSKKDSKKDKKDLKKDDKKKPAMKSKESTETESDWESKKVKRDSKKDTKKTAKKATESSGAESDVSSKRYLKKTEMFKSSDAESEESLFKPGSKKRVDESDATSTDSKKDAVEPKRGIKMPSRRTTFKEKGKKIGTGRVPPSRERPPLPPCEPILPSPRVKRLCRCQMPPPPPKPRYAPLPEAKWIHKLL encoded by the exons ATGAAGACATCCACACCTGGAATTCTCTATGTCG TCAGTGAATCAAGCAAAAAAATACGGAATCAACAATACTTAACTATAacatttcccaaatcatcccagccAGGTGGAAATAAGAGATTAAGACCTTCAGAAATACAAGTCACAGTTCCT AGACATGATAAAAGAAATTTAGATGAACTTCAGAAGCCAGCTCATATATGGATAAGGcattctttaaggaaaaaatttcAAAGTCCATCTATTAATTTAATCGTCAGGAGACAGGCCTCATTCAGACATCCTTATACTCATATAACCCATTCTAAAAAGgcagaatctaaaaagtacaaagatgacaaaaaagaaacagctttGAAGAAAATTTCCAAGAAAGATACAGGCCCACATGAAGTAGATGAGAAacctaaaagaagaaataaagcagatAAAACTCCATCAAAATCATCACATGGAAGTCAACTATCTAAGAAGTCAAAGTCCAAATCAGAAACAAACCCAGAATCCAAAGATTCTATATCAGTTTCAATAAagcatcaaaaaaaagaaaagagatattcAAAAGATTCCAAGGAGATGGATTTTGAATCCACAAGTACGAAGAAGTACTCTAAGAGCTCAAAGAATAATTCTGATGCCATATCAGAGACTTGCTCAAAAAATAGTTCAAATGTGGGTTTAATGGTGCATTTAGGGGAATCGGATGCTGAATCCATGGAATTTGATATGTGgttaaagaatttttcacagaataatTCAAAGAAGCCAACAAAGAAGGATGCAAAAAAAGATGCAAAGGGGAAGGGCTCTGATgctgaatctgtagattcaaaagatgcaaagaaagataagaaggGTGCAACAAAAGACACCAAGAAAGGTGCAAAGAAGGATACAGAGTCTACTGATGCAGAATCTGGAGACTCAAAGGAtgcaaagaaaggcaagaaagagtcaaagaaagataagaaaaaggaTGCTAAGAAGGATGCTGCATCTGATGCAGAATCTGGAGACTTAAAGGATGCAAAGAAGGATTCGAAAAAGGGCAAGAAAGATTCAAAGAAAGATAATAAGAAAAAGGATGCTAAGAAAGATGCAGAGTCTACTGATGCAGAATCTGGTGACTCAAAGGATGCAAAGAAAGATTCAAAAAAGGGCAAGAAAGATTCAAAGAAAGATGATAAGAAAAAGGATGCCAAGAAAGATGCAGAGTCTACTGATGCAGAATCTGGAGACTCAAAGAATGCAAAGAAAGATTCGAAAAAGGGCAAGAAAGATGATAAGAAAAAGGATGCCAAGAAGGATGCTGTGTCTACTGATGCTGATTCTGAATCTGAAGGGGAtgcaaaaaagagtaaaaaagattcaaagaaagataagaaagatttaaagaaagaTGACAAAAAAAAGCCTGCAATGAAGTCCAAAGAGTCTACTGAAACTGAGTCTGATTGGGAGTCAAAGAAGGTTAAGCGAGATTCAAAGAAAGACACCAAGAAGACTGCAAAGAAGGCCACAGAGTCTAGTGGTGCTGAATCTGATGTGTCTTCCAAAAGATACCTAAAGAAGACTGAAATGTTCAAAAGTTcagatgctgaatctgaagaGTCTCTATTTAAACCTGGGTCTAAAAAGAGAGTTGATGAATCAGATGCCACATCTACAGATTCAAAGAAGGATGCAGTGGAACCAAAAAGAGGAATCAAAATGCCATCCCGGAGGACTACattcaaagaaaaaggaaaaaaaataggtacaGGTAGAGTTCCTCCATCAAGAGAAAGACCACCACTACCTCCTTGTGAGCCTATACTGCCATCACCTAGAGTCAAACGTCTCTGTCGGTGCCAGATGCCTCCTCCACCTCCAAAGCCAAGATACGCTCCTTTG